In one window of Cellulophaga sp. HaHa_2_95 DNA:
- a CDS encoding histidine kinase, which produces MNYSLLFKLFFYPLIVLVFFSCSPSKKEAKEFTETINAIDSLTQKDALKAISLLDSTQLNFSNITPEQEALLYFKKGELYYINNLYTEAITEQQNASDLFLNQQDIYNNTRSLITLSAANLRLENVEKAQEYALEALHNAEKLNNKRLLAKANNQLFQLHYTLEDYPKAMQFIQEANHIFSDQKDTVSIISINNNIAALYLKEKEFNKALTTYQESLQLGQHIKAPQTIVKILNNIGYTYIEAKKYALAIKFLKGAIQVNKNISALNGAPHKGLGYVYFIQNDILNSQESYTEALRIYKQDKNIPEQIQILDKLITLAIKAEDSSQALYYQILRDELQVTHQAKEKERLLHFATIKYKAKKKEVDLAYQKQLNIKNNWLYGILILVLLLLLILVATYFYASKLKAANKASALEQRVLRAQMNPHFIFNTLAAIQNITLDRDPLKASNYISKFSKLIRQNFDYVRKEEISLEQEISMLENYIETQQLRFHHSFTYTLNIENDVALRNLKVPPMLLQPFLENAIEYGLKERPSGGLLEVQIKKENNALYFMITDNGTGRSNQAKRLQHTTELHATGIFLERLKLRKKGEEKTFAIEDLHDVNGRAIGTKVSFKIYYT; this is translated from the coding sequence CCAGAAAGATGCACTGAAGGCCATAAGCTTATTGGATAGTACTCAATTAAATTTCTCTAATATTACGCCAGAACAAGAGGCACTACTCTACTTTAAAAAAGGAGAATTATATTATATAAACAACTTATATACTGAGGCTATTACGGAACAACAGAATGCATCGGATTTGTTCCTTAACCAACAAGATATTTACAATAACACTAGAAGCTTAATTACATTAAGTGCTGCAAACCTGCGCCTAGAAAACGTAGAAAAAGCTCAAGAATACGCTTTAGAAGCACTTCACAACGCAGAAAAATTAAATAACAAACGCTTACTCGCCAAAGCAAACAACCAATTGTTCCAACTCCATTATACTCTAGAGGACTACCCTAAAGCAATGCAATTCATACAAGAGGCAAATCATATTTTTTCGGATCAGAAAGATACAGTATCTATTATCTCCATAAATAATAACATTGCAGCACTCTATTTAAAAGAAAAAGAATTTAATAAAGCATTAACTACATACCAAGAATCGCTACAATTAGGGCAACACATTAAGGCGCCACAAACTATTGTAAAAATTTTAAATAATATAGGATACACGTATATAGAAGCTAAAAAATATGCTCTTGCCATTAAGTTCTTAAAAGGAGCTATTCAAGTAAACAAGAATATCAGTGCTTTAAATGGAGCGCCTCACAAAGGCTTAGGCTACGTTTATTTTATACAGAATGATATCCTAAATTCTCAAGAAAGTTATACGGAAGCCTTGCGTATCTATAAACAAGACAAAAATATACCGGAGCAAATACAAATTTTAGATAAATTAATCACCTTAGCTATAAAAGCTGAGGACTCTTCACAGGCTCTCTACTATCAAATACTACGAGATGAATTACAAGTAACACACCAAGCCAAAGAGAAAGAAAGGCTACTGCATTTTGCAACCATAAAATATAAAGCCAAAAAGAAAGAAGTGGATCTAGCGTATCAAAAGCAGCTTAATATAAAAAATAACTGGCTCTATGGCATTCTAATCTTGGTCTTACTACTACTACTTATATTAGTCGCTACTTACTTTTACGCCTCTAAACTAAAAGCAGCTAACAAAGCATCAGCATTAGAGCAACGTGTTTTAAGAGCACAGATGAATCCTCATTTTATATTCAATACGCTAGCCGCAATACAAAATATAACTTTAGATAGAGACCCTTTAAAAGCTTCTAACTACATTTCTAAATTTTCTAAATTAATACGGCAGAACTTTGATTACGTCCGGAAAGAAGAAATTTCTTTGGAACAAGAAATAAGTATGCTTGAGAATTATATAGAAACGCAGCAATTACGTTTTCATCATTCTTTCACCTATACTTTAAATATTGAAAATGATGTAGCGCTTAGGAATTTGAAAGTACCTCCTATGCTCTTACAACCTTTTCTAGAAAATGCTATTGAGTATGGATTAAAGGAAAGGCCATCTGGAGGTCTTTTAGAAGTTCAAATAAAAAAAGAAAACAATGCACTGTATTTTATGATTACAGATAATGGTACAGGTAGATCAAATCAAGCTAAAAGACTCCAGCATACAACAGAGCTACATGCCACAGGTATTTTTTTAGAACGTTTAAAATTGCGTAAAAAAGGAGAAGAAAAAACCTTCGCTATAGAAGATTTACATGATGTAAACGGCCGAGCTATTGGAACTAAAGTTTCTTTTAAAATTTATTATACATGA
- a CDS encoding LytTR family DNA-binding domain-containing protein has protein sequence MIKTVIIEDEYNAVNTLAKLLQYTQKEVDIVAKISTVNDAILFLKNNSVDLVFLDIELIGGNAFSILDALDKVSFKIIFTTAYTDFAIKAIRVEAIDYLLKPIDSDELTKAVDRFKTSFRKDKAYDSLLTKAVNNDMRETKKTLLIKTTQEQHVLVIDDIIRCQSDGSYTTFYTADKKIMSARNLKYYESMLNDTAFIRVHQSHLINSNYIDTMALNTIVLKDGEKVPVSSRKKSTIKQFLSEL, from the coding sequence ATGATTAAAACCGTAATTATAGAAGATGAATATAATGCAGTGAACACCTTAGCTAAGCTACTGCAGTATACACAAAAAGAGGTGGATATAGTAGCAAAAATAAGTACCGTAAACGATGCTATCTTATTTTTAAAAAACAATAGTGTGGACCTAGTATTCCTAGATATAGAACTTATTGGCGGTAATGCATTTTCTATTCTAGATGCCTTAGATAAAGTATCTTTTAAAATAATATTTACTACGGCATATACCGATTTTGCTATAAAAGCAATTCGCGTAGAAGCTATAGATTACCTGTTAAAACCTATAGATTCTGATGAACTTACGAAAGCTGTAGACCGCTTTAAAACGTCTTTTCGGAAAGATAAAGCTTATGATTCATTGCTCACCAAAGCGGTAAACAATGACATGCGCGAGACTAAAAAAACCTTGCTTATAAAAACCACCCAAGAACAACATGTTTTAGTCATTGATGATATTATCAGATGCCAGTCTGACGGGAGTTATACCACATTTTATACGGCCGATAAAAAAATCATGAGTGCCAGAAACTTAAAATATTATGAAAGCATGTTAAACGATACTGCTTTTATCCGGGTACACCAATCTCACCTCATCAATAGTAATTATATTGATACGATGGCGCTAAATACTATAGTTTTAAAAGATGGAGAAAAAGTACCCGTATCCTCCAGAAAAAAAAGTACGATAAAGCAGTTTTTGTCTGAGCTGTAA
- a CDS encoding DUF3806 domain-containing protein, translating to MQAILRDLTALEFDILERHLDLAYAICKKYVPSFKGEFTAQLLTQVFALWLEDTSTGIADNAIENFNSSSQEKPNTKMIEFALGSAYGDVLNTAFDTQWKHIADEYGEELCIRHENPEYTTFPYSIVQKRISSQETVFFEPIMATMSYAISKK from the coding sequence ATGCAAGCAATTCTTAGAGATTTAACCGCTTTAGAATTTGATATTTTGGAGCGTCATTTAGATTTAGCCTATGCCATATGTAAAAAATATGTACCTAGTTTTAAAGGCGAATTTACGGCTCAGTTATTAACGCAAGTATTTGCGCTATGGTTGGAAGACACCTCAACAGGTATTGCCGACAACGCCATTGAGAATTTTAATTCTTCAAGTCAAGAAAAGCCAAATACAAAAATGATTGAATTTGCTTTAGGTAGTGCGTATGGTGATGTATTAAATACCGCATTTGATACGCAATGGAAACATATTGCAGATGAATATGGTGAGGAGCTCTGTATACGTCACGAAAACCCAGAATACACTACTTTTCCGTACAGCATTGTACAAAAAAGAATTAGTTCTCAAGAAACTGTATTTTTTGAGCCTATCATGGCGACGATGAGCTATGCTATCTCCAAAAAATAA
- a CDS encoding YegJ family protein: MNQNDDTKPSIIYTEQDEKMNAANLKAQESFKYFWRELYWESRRIIPAHDFAMIKIAFTQQFAEDETPKVEHMWINNLNFDGEIITGELVNEPHQLTNITKGDKVSRKLNEISDWMISIQEQTYGGFTIHVMRSTMSEQAREQHDQAWGLNFGDFDDILLVHQQKESPENLIAHPMSKVMGDNVRAFIKKNPEELTFQDENGLSLLHKEAIAGNAEIVKILLDLGAEKSLLSRSNKTALAYATALNWQPIIEILK, translated from the coding sequence ATGAATCAAAACGACGACACAAAACCATCTATTATATATACCGAACAAGATGAAAAAATGAATGCTGCAAATCTTAAAGCTCAAGAGAGTTTTAAGTACTTCTGGAGAGAATTATATTGGGAATCTAGACGAATTATCCCTGCGCATGATTTTGCTATGATAAAAATAGCCTTCACACAGCAATTTGCGGAAGACGAAACGCCAAAAGTGGAGCATATGTGGATTAATAATTTAAATTTTGATGGGGAAATTATTACTGGAGAATTGGTAAATGAGCCACATCAACTCACGAACATTACCAAAGGAGATAAGGTCTCCAGAAAACTCAATGAAATTAGTGATTGGATGATTTCTATACAAGAACAAACCTATGGTGGTTTTACTATTCACGTTATGCGCTCTACCATGAGTGAACAAGCAAGAGAACAACATGATCAAGCATGGGGATTGAATTTCGGAGATTTTGATGATATTCTTCTTGTTCATCAACAAAAGGAAAGTCCTGAGAATTTAATAGCGCACCCTATGAGTAAAGTTATGGGAGACAATGTACGTGCCTTTATTAAAAAAAATCCTGAAGAATTAACATTTCAGGATGAAAACGGACTCAGTTTATTACACAAGGAAGCTATTGCGGGAAATGCAGAAATAGTGAAAATATTGCTAGATTTAGGAGCAGAAAAATCATTACTTTCTAGGAGCAATAAAACGGCTTTAGCATATGCCACTGCACTGAATTGGCAACCTATTATTGAAATTTTAAAATAA
- a CDS encoding DUF6882 domain-containing protein translates to MSENKDNRPELNNFNTLRKAEWNSLEGLFESHAGLSFEKQLIFGDFIGSHGWQLDLGKGSILFGDKELPIQVIGSLSFNTSSWMWGWANTQSGIPENLLVQSKQLKALGEEKNIKELTDGHFNVEEGFEHKIGMLACGQFLTKSYYCANYGQGTLVITIDDDRIPGIEMDKIEKVLTCFPQLIGGISIHHENALLNYLIDRGFNIHQTEQKIEGLRNTKVIRAEFDALNRLTSLTGKI, encoded by the coding sequence ATGTCGGAAAATAAAGATAACAGGCCAGAATTGAACAATTTTAATACCCTGCGTAAAGCTGAATGGAATAGCCTAGAAGGCCTTTTTGAATCACACGCAGGCTTATCTTTTGAAAAACAACTTATTTTTGGCGACTTTATTGGTTCTCATGGTTGGCAATTAGATTTAGGAAAAGGAAGTATTCTTTTTGGAGACAAAGAACTTCCTATTCAAGTAATAGGCTCTTTATCTTTTAATACGAGTTCTTGGATGTGGGGATGGGCAAATACGCAAAGTGGTATTCCAGAGAATTTATTAGTGCAATCTAAGCAGCTCAAAGCTTTAGGAGAAGAAAAAAACATCAAAGAACTTACAGATGGTCATTTTAATGTAGAGGAAGGTTTTGAGCACAAAATAGGAATGCTTGCCTGTGGCCAATTTTTAACTAAAAGTTACTACTGTGCTAATTACGGGCAAGGAACACTCGTAATTACGATAGATGATGATCGGATTCCTGGAATTGAAATGGATAAGATTGAAAAAGTATTGACTTGTTTTCCACAATTAATTGGAGGAATAAGCATACATCATGAAAATGCGCTCCTTAATTATTTAATAGATCGTGGTTTTAACATACACCAAACGGAACAAAAAATAGAAGGACTTAGAAACACAAAGGTGATACGTGCTGAATTTGATGCTTTGAACCGATTAACTTCCTTAACTGGGAAAATTTAA
- a CDS encoding OmpA family protein: MKKVILLFIIFSSTVVLAQSKEERADDHFKEFKFDAAIKLYKELASDKKKPSLHIIQQLADSYFNVNDYHNAKEWYNRLYTIQGKKIEEGNLIKLVQCLKADLEIEEADDVLKAYYTKPAKLKMILAQKAYLDSISKEKPRFIIENVSFNSEKSDFAPYIYTNGLVFASARDTLKSSKLYPWNKQPYLDLYLTNPKQTDYTPIKFLENMESDFHDATIALSWDAKTVYFTRNFLDKNKLSANADGLSNMQILKGSIVANELVNITSMSFNSKDYSCGHPAISADGNYMYFTSNMPGGYGASDIYRVELNSSGDAGKEPVNLGPTINTRGREMFPYVVNDVLYFSSDGHYGLGGLDIFASAILSEAEFSLPLNRGEPINSNMDDFSYIREVASNNGYMASNRSGGVGDDDIYYYEGIQPTDCLEYSGTVFDEKTGEPLHEATVEIYDSEEGLVLATKTDMEGYYNFILPCNTTNKLVFSKKKYSKKLVTVTTDENPKAPSRNNKVYLTPFESLVVTDNGVEKIIVEPIYFDYDKYNITPRAEIQLEKVLFVLREFPAIKIKIESHTDARGKDAYNLKLSDNRAKATRDYLILKGIAAGRVESAYGYGENHLKNECSNGVSCSEQQHLVNRRSDFIIVSK; the protein is encoded by the coding sequence ATGAAAAAAGTAATTCTACTATTTATTATATTTTCTTCGACGGTTGTTTTAGCACAAAGTAAAGAAGAAAGAGCAGATGATCATTTTAAGGAGTTTAAATTTGATGCGGCTATAAAATTATACAAAGAGCTTGCCTCTGACAAGAAGAAACCATCTTTGCACATTATACAGCAATTAGCAGACAGTTATTTTAATGTAAATGACTACCATAATGCTAAAGAATGGTACAACAGATTGTATACTATTCAAGGTAAAAAAATAGAGGAGGGTAATCTTATTAAATTGGTGCAATGCCTAAAAGCAGATTTAGAAATAGAAGAGGCAGATGATGTACTCAAAGCATATTACACGAAGCCGGCTAAACTAAAAATGATATTAGCGCAAAAAGCATATTTGGATAGTATTTCTAAAGAAAAACCCCGGTTTATCATTGAAAATGTATCATTCAATAGTGAAAAATCAGATTTTGCGCCTTATATATATACGAATGGTTTGGTATTTGCCTCTGCTAGGGACACTTTAAAATCTAGTAAGCTGTATCCATGGAACAAGCAACCTTATTTAGATTTGTATTTAACGAATCCTAAGCAAACGGACTATACACCTATAAAATTTCTAGAAAATATGGAATCAGATTTTCATGATGCAACAATTGCCTTATCATGGGATGCTAAGACGGTATATTTTACGCGAAATTTTTTAGATAAAAATAAGCTAAGTGCAAATGCAGACGGACTTTCTAATATGCAAATATTAAAAGGGAGTATCGTGGCAAATGAATTGGTTAATATTACTTCTATGAGCTTTAATAGTAAGGACTATTCCTGCGGTCACCCCGCAATCTCGGCAGATGGAAATTACATGTATTTTACGTCCAATATGCCTGGAGGTTATGGAGCATCTGATATTTATAGAGTAGAGCTTAATAGCTCTGGAGATGCAGGAAAAGAGCCTGTGAATTTAGGGCCAACCATAAATACTAGAGGACGCGAAATGTTCCCTTATGTTGTGAATGATGTGCTGTATTTTTCTTCTGATGGGCACTATGGTTTAGGTGGTTTGGACATTTTTGCATCGGCCATACTTTCAGAAGCAGAATTTTCATTACCATTAAACAGGGGTGAACCTATAAATAGCAATATGGATGATTTTTCTTATATACGCGAAGTGGCCTCAAATAACGGGTATATGGCCTCTAACCGCAGTGGAGGCGTGGGAGATGATGATATTTATTATTATGAAGGTATACAGCCTACAGATTGCTTGGAATATTCAGGAACTGTGTTTGATGAGAAAACGGGAGAACCGTTACATGAAGCTACTGTTGAAATATACGATTCAGAAGAAGGTTTGGTTTTAGCAACCAAAACAGATATGGAAGGGTATTATAACTTTATTCTCCCGTGTAACACCACAAATAAATTGGTCTTTTCTAAGAAAAAGTATTCAAAAAAGTTGGTTACCGTAACTACAGATGAAAACCCTAAAGCACCTTCAAGAAATAATAAAGTATATCTAACTCCTTTTGAGAGTTTAGTAGTTACTGATAATGGTGTTGAAAAGATTATTGTAGAACCTATTTATTTTGATTACGATAAATATAACATTACCCCTAGAGCAGAAATACAATTAGAAAAGGTATTGTTTGTTTTAAGAGAATTTCCGGCCATTAAGATAAAAATTGAATCGCATACAGACGCTAGAGGAAAAGATGCTTATAATTTAAAATTATCCGATAATAGGGCCAAAGCTACTCGCGATTATTTAATTTTAAAAGGGATAGCTGCAGGCAGAGTTGAAAGTGCCTATGGGTATGGAGAAAATCATTTAAAGAATGAATGTAGTAATGGAGTTTCTTGTTCAGAGCAACAACATTTAGTCAACAGAAGATCTGATTTTATTATTGTATCTAAATAA
- a CDS encoding type IX secretion system membrane protein PorP/SprF, translating into MNAFQIPTKLLLFCFLVPVYLVFAQQPPQYTQYMYNTMVLNSGYTGTSSKIEALLLHRSQWVGIDGSPENQAFSIHGKLKEHIGLGLSATNDNLGASNAIEINGNFAYEIQTGYYTKLSLGVNAGVNLLNIDYSKGIYENDQDPLFQENLNSTRPILGLGAFFYSTNWYAGLSTQNILNSQIFDDNELITNRKSQYYFMGGYVFDLSERLKFKPTVLTKHVAGAPLTVDVSGNFLINEKLSLGLAYRYDDALSALAGFNISEKFFVGYAYDYTLTDLNNYNDGSHEIILKYSIFDRNKRALSPRFF; encoded by the coding sequence ATGAACGCATTTCAAATACCTACAAAACTGTTACTCTTTTGTTTTCTGGTACCTGTGTATCTAGTGTTTGCGCAGCAGCCACCTCAGTATACGCAGTACATGTATAATACCATGGTTTTAAACTCTGGCTACACAGGTACCAGTTCTAAAATTGAAGCATTATTATTACACCGCTCACAATGGGTGGGTATAGATGGGTCTCCTGAGAACCAAGCATTTTCTATTCATGGTAAATTAAAAGAGCATATAGGGCTAGGGCTTAGCGCTACCAACGATAATTTAGGAGCTTCTAATGCTATAGAAATTAATGGAAATTTTGCTTACGAAATACAAACAGGCTATTATACCAAGTTATCTCTAGGGGTAAACGCAGGTGTTAACCTTTTAAATATAGATTATTCTAAAGGCATTTACGAGAATGATCAAGACCCCTTGTTTCAAGAAAACCTAAATTCAACAAGGCCTATTCTTGGGCTCGGAGCCTTTTTTTATAGTACAAATTGGTATGCAGGTTTGTCTACTCAGAATATTTTAAATTCTCAAATTTTTGATGATAATGAGTTAATTACCAATAGAAAAAGTCAGTATTATTTCATGGGAGGTTATGTTTTTGATTTATCAGAACGCTTAAAATTCAAACCCACAGTGTTAACGAAGCATGTTGCTGGAGCTCCTTTAACGGTAGATGTTTCTGGAAATTTTTTGATCAATGAAAAATTAAGTTTAGGACTTGCCTATAGGTATGATGATGCTTTAAGTGCTTTAGCTGGGTTTAACATATCAGAGAAATTTTTTGTAGGATACGCCTATGATTATACGCTTACAGATCTGAATAATTACAATGATGGCTCTCATGAGATTATATTAAAATATAGCATTTTTGATCGTAATAAGAGAGCATTATCCCCAAGATTCTTTTAA
- a CDS encoding gliding motility-associated C-terminal domain-containing protein, with protein MATSLLLRKKLYNGLLILFFLSLQSVISQNRTYATVVASESNVDSAINSTDQDLNTSAIVRASSGLALGLGAYAGHLELRYAVPLQANTTSYIKIDSEDELLPFLLGGNLGNLLANLGGTVLLGNQEFTVEAKNGATTILQANTNNATNFASASSRIVIDETGDYFVAMTPNLAYDRLRLTNNLGSLIGVNNTKNLTVFGAFHGEGTVNCGSPSFTSFDGSGLSLDLLNLGGAGVTNPELAMDGDPNTASELSLGILAVTGTIAQTFYFDTVSNPTDQIYMTMAINPSLLQLGILDNISVTGVNGANEEFSDSLTSLLSLDIITLLQSGEATTFSFNPGTSIDKVTLGLSSLLNVSLPQNMNVYEVFLAPAVPNLDASSTSVAICEGSSANLVANTQDSTSELRWYDAAVGGNLLVTLNSGDVYTTPTLVEDQIYYVAAATPGCSIESPRVGVPVTVAAIPTADDISVSGNEFPLCSSSAVVLHPSSAIQGEYSWYFDQNKTMEITDGMEDGDVNYAISAIDGSLTITGLDEANSPYTYYVSLEEASAGCENVAGDLKEVQVTIVDSNTSAEVNIDIDSGIVLLDELIGFFGAESATTIAGAVTGDVVAGDVINLLVNNTLYTGVLDTDLNFTITVDGIDLVSDLDHILDVFVEGGVCTTSGNVLIDLPDINVNATFQEFCASDNPTLADLIIDSNLSLFDALDINVAADLNTPLVDGSVYFAGILDIPNSILPRVQITVGIRSVPAPTTSEINQEFCESSEATIGDLQVNETDVVFYDSETEGTVLDPTSPLMAGTYFVAAVVDGCESSERLIINVSILASDIATITGEREEVCIDREYRYTTEDNRQNYVWEVFGGTIAEGGTSTDNFISILWDDLEETSLRVSYENTTGCGASVSETVSTITCGEVLGEEFGILVYNEFSPNNDGFNDYFVVKGILNYSSRVQIYNRNGNLVFETENYQNDWNGIATVSGVLNSGDDLPSGTYYYVINIPELEQDLMGWLQLVR; from the coding sequence ATGGCTACATCTCTACTCTTAAGAAAAAAGCTTTATAATGGGCTTTTAATTCTCTTTTTTTTATCACTTCAATCCGTTATTTCACAGAACAGAACCTATGCTACTGTGGTAGCTAGTGAAAGTAATGTAGATAGCGCTATAAATAGTACGGATCAAGACTTAAATACGAGTGCTATCGTCAGAGCTAGTTCCGGTTTGGCTTTAGGATTAGGAGCATATGCTGGACATTTAGAATTGCGCTATGCTGTTCCACTACAGGCAAATACTACTAGTTATATAAAGATAGATTCTGAAGACGAATTACTTCCATTTTTACTAGGAGGTAATTTAGGCAATTTACTAGCAAACCTAGGTGGTACAGTGCTATTAGGAAATCAGGAATTTACGGTAGAAGCTAAGAATGGTGCTACTACCATATTACAAGCCAATACAAATAATGCCACTAATTTTGCTTCAGCATCTTCGCGAATTGTTATAGATGAAACTGGTGATTATTTTGTAGCAATGACACCAAACCTTGCTTATGATAGACTCCGGTTAACAAATAATTTAGGTTCTTTAATAGGGGTCAACAATACAAAAAATTTGACTGTTTTTGGTGCCTTTCATGGTGAGGGTACCGTAAATTGTGGTAGTCCATCGTTTACTTCTTTTGATGGAAGTGGTCTTAGTTTAGATTTATTGAATTTAGGAGGAGCAGGAGTTACTAACCCAGAATTAGCGATGGACGGCGATCCTAATACCGCTTCAGAATTAAGTCTAGGAATATTGGCGGTAACAGGTACCATAGCGCAGACATTTTATTTTGATACGGTGTCTAATCCTACAGATCAAATTTATATGACCATGGCTATAAACCCTTCTTTACTGCAGCTAGGTATTCTGGATAATATTTCTGTAACCGGCGTGAATGGAGCGAACGAAGAGTTCTCAGATTCACTAACTTCCTTATTAAGTTTAGATATTATAACTCTTTTACAAAGTGGAGAGGCCACTACCTTTAGTTTTAATCCTGGCACGAGCATCGATAAAGTTACCCTCGGGTTATCGTCTTTATTAAATGTTTCTCTACCTCAGAATATGAATGTTTATGAAGTATTTCTAGCGCCAGCAGTACCTAATTTAGATGCGTCATCAACCTCAGTAGCAATTTGTGAAGGATCATCGGCTAATTTGGTCGCCAATACGCAAGATAGTACTTCAGAATTACGTTGGTATGATGCGGCGGTTGGAGGGAATTTATTGGTCACTTTAAATTCAGGAGATGTATATACCACACCAACGTTAGTAGAAGATCAAATCTATTATGTGGCGGCAGCCACACCAGGGTGTTCAATAGAATCTCCGAGGGTAGGAGTGCCTGTAACGGTAGCAGCTATTCCTACAGCAGATGATATTAGTGTTTCTGGTAATGAGTTTCCGCTATGCTCATCCAGTGCTGTTGTTTTGCATCCTTCCAGCGCTATTCAAGGTGAATATTCTTGGTATTTTGATCAGAATAAAACGATGGAAATTACGGATGGCATGGAAGATGGCGATGTAAACTATGCCATTAGTGCTATTGATGGAAGCTTAACGATTACAGGTTTAGACGAAGCAAATAGTCCATATACTTATTATGTAAGTTTAGAAGAAGCAAGTGCAGGTTGTGAGAATGTGGCAGGAGACTTAAAAGAAGTTCAAGTAACTATTGTAGATTCTAATACCAGTGCTGAAGTAAATATTGATATAGATTCTGGAATCGTTTTATTAGATGAATTAATTGGATTTTTTGGCGCTGAAAGTGCCACCACTATTGCTGGAGCAGTAACAGGCGACGTCGTTGCAGGAGATGTTATCAATCTTTTGGTGAATAATACTTTATATACAGGTGTTTTAGATACCGATTTAAATTTTACTATTACGGTAGACGGAATCGATTTGGTAAGTGATTTAGATCATATCCTTGATGTATTTGTAGAAGGTGGTGTCTGTACTACTTCAGGAAATGTACTTATAGATTTACCAGATATAAATGTAAATGCAACTTTTCAAGAGTTTTGTGCATCTGATAATCCAACTTTAGCAGATTTAATTATAGACTCTAATTTATCTCTTTTTGATGCTCTAGATATAAATGTAGCAGCAGATCTAAATACGCCTTTGGTAGACGGAAGTGTATATTTTGCTGGTATTTTAGATATTCCAAATTCCATTTTACCAAGAGTGCAGATTACCGTTGGGATTCGTAGTGTTCCTGCTCCTACAACTTCTGAAATTAACCAAGAATTTTGTGAAAGTAGTGAGGCTACAATTGGTGATCTACAAGTAAATGAAACCGACGTAGTTTTTTATGATAGCGAAACGGAAGGTACTGTTCTAGATCCCACTAGTCCGTTAATGGCAGGTACTTATTTTGTTGCTGCTGTTGTAGATGGCTGTGAAAGTTCAGAACGATTAATTATCAACGTAAGTATCCTAGCATCAGACATTGCAACAATCACAGGAGAACGCGAAGAGGTTTGTATAGATCGAGAATACCGTTACACTACAGAAGATAACCGTCAAAACTATGTATGGGAAGTGTTTGGAGGTACCATCGCTGAAGGTGGTACAAGTACAGATAATTTTATTTCAATTTTGTGGGATGATTTAGAAGAGACCTCACTTCGTGTTTCTTATGAAAATACAACAGGATGTGGTGCAAGTGTGAGTGAGACCGTGTCTACAATCACGTGTGGCGAGGTATTGGGTGAAGAATTTGGGATATTGGTTTATAATGAGTTTTCTCCGAATAATGATGGTTTTAACGATTATTTTGTAGTGAAAGGAATTCTGAACTATTCTTCTAGAGTACAAATTTATAACCGTAATGGAAATCTTGTTTTCGAAACCGAAAACTATCAAAATGATTGGAATGGTATTGCTACAGTTTCGGGCGTTCTCAATTCTGGAGATGATTTGCCTTCAGGAACGTACTACTATGTGATCAATATTCCAGAATTAGAACAGGACCTGATGGGATGGTTACAATTGGTTCGATAA
- a CDS encoding CAP domain-containing protein, whose product MFRIKFLSIAFLASLFTLTSCSTATQEQEVAIYENVSISTIEEEVLELVNEYRVSEGLEAVLFGAVAYDFAVSHNEYMITQGEISHDNFNSRSADLTIKADANFVSENVGKDFTTARGVVNAWINSPTHKKVMEGDFTYTAISVEEDADGVLYFTQLFYK is encoded by the coding sequence ATGTTTAGAATTAAATTTTTATCAATCGCTTTCCTTGCTTCTTTATTCACATTAACATCGTGTTCAACAGCTACCCAAGAACAGGAAGTAGCTATATATGAAAATGTTTCTATTTCAACTATTGAAGAAGAAGTTTTAGAGTTAGTAAATGAATATAGAGTTTCTGAAGGTTTAGAGGCAGTTCTTTTTGGCGCAGTAGCATATGATTTTGCAGTATCCCATAATGAATATATGATTACGCAAGGTGAAATAAGTCATGACAATTTTAATAGTAGATCTGCGGATTTAACGATTAAAGCAGATGCCAATTTCGTTTCAGAGAATGTAGGTAAAGATTTTACAACGGCTAGAGGTGTTGTAAATGCTTGGATCAATAGTCCTACTCATAAAAAGGTTATGGAAGGCGATTTTACCTATACCGCTATTAGTGTAGAAGAAGATGCTGATGGAGTTCTATATTTTACACAATTATTTTACAAATAA